From Caulobacter segnis, a single genomic window includes:
- a CDS encoding HWE histidine kinase domain-containing protein produces the protein MSSPIDFRAVFDRISTPHMLMDHDLIILEMNQAYVDVTGRSREEMQGRYVFDVFPSEGQSRRLLEESLLRTRDTGETDVIALLHYAIPRSDGGGFEDRYWSATHTFVPATSERGFILQNTQDITELRRLKDAAFLPEAPPTTTMLGDSILRRVEVLQSQSVQIRRLFMRAPSFVAVLRGPDHVFDFANEAYLRLIGRQDVVGKPLAEALPEIRDQGFIQLLDEVRRSGEPFIGREVPVMLAREPGAPPSERFLDFIYQPIVEADGIVSGVFVEGSDMTDRAVADQRQRLLLDELNHRVKNTLATVQAIAQQTLRGAATPEIFADAFEARLLALSQTHNALTDSQWAGAELRQILMQELGPYGAERIHVGGPDIHLPARVALSLGMVFHELATNAAKYGALSTSGRLRLTWSLSEDGEALRFEWREMDGPPARRPDRKGFGSRLIERSITGELGGTIEADYGETGLIVRFETPLARDFA, from the coding sequence ATGTCCAGTCCGATCGATTTCAGAGCGGTGTTCGACCGGATCTCGACACCGCACATGCTGATGGATCACGACCTGATCATCCTCGAGATGAACCAGGCGTACGTCGATGTGACCGGACGCTCGCGCGAAGAGATGCAGGGCCGGTACGTATTCGACGTCTTCCCGTCCGAGGGGCAGAGTCGCCGCCTTCTGGAAGAGTCGCTCCTGCGAACCCGCGACACCGGCGAAACCGACGTGATCGCGCTTCTGCACTACGCCATCCCGCGCAGCGACGGCGGCGGCTTCGAAGACCGCTACTGGAGCGCGACGCACACCTTCGTTCCGGCGACGAGCGAGCGCGGCTTCATCCTGCAGAACACCCAGGACATCACCGAGCTGCGACGCCTGAAGGACGCCGCGTTCCTGCCCGAGGCCCCGCCGACCACCACCATGCTGGGCGACTCCATCCTGCGCCGGGTCGAGGTCCTGCAGTCGCAGAGCGTGCAGATCCGCCGGCTCTTCATGCGCGCGCCCAGCTTCGTGGCGGTGCTGCGCGGGCCCGACCACGTCTTCGACTTCGCCAACGAAGCCTATCTGCGGCTGATCGGACGCCAGGACGTGGTCGGCAAACCCCTGGCCGAAGCGCTTCCGGAGATCCGCGATCAGGGGTTCATCCAGCTGCTGGACGAGGTGCGCCGCTCCGGCGAACCGTTCATCGGCCGCGAGGTCCCGGTAATGCTGGCCCGCGAACCCGGCGCGCCACCCTCGGAACGCTTCCTGGACTTCATCTATCAGCCGATCGTCGAAGCCGACGGCATCGTCTCCGGCGTCTTCGTCGAGGGCTCGGACATGACCGACCGCGCGGTGGCCGATCAGCGTCAGCGCCTGCTGCTGGACGAGCTGAACCACCGCGTGAAGAACACCCTGGCCACCGTCCAGGCCATAGCCCAGCAGACGCTGCGCGGGGCGGCCACGCCCGAGATCTTCGCCGACGCCTTCGAGGCCCGGCTGCTGGCCCTGTCCCAGACTCACAACGCCCTCACTGACAGCCAGTGGGCGGGCGCGGAGTTGCGTCAGATCCTGATGCAGGAGCTGGGCCCCTACGGCGCCGAGCGGATCCATGTCGGCGGCCCGGACATCCACCTGCCCGCCCGCGTCGCCCTGTCGCTGGGCATGGTGTTCCACGAACTGGCCACCAACGCCGCCAAGTACGGCGCCCTGTCGACCAGCGGTCGGCTGCGGTTGACCTGGTCGCTGTCCGAGGATGGCGAGGCGCTGCGGTTCGAATGGCGCGAGATGGACGGTCCGCCCGCCCGGCGGCCGGACCGCAAGGGGTTCGGCTCGCGCCTGATCGAGCGCAGCATCACCGGCGAGTTGGGCGGGACGATCGAGGCCGACTACGGCGAGACCGGCCTGATCGTCCGCTTCGAGACGCCCCTGGCCCGCGACTTCGCCTAG
- the sdhC gene encoding succinate dehydrogenase, cytochrome b556 subunit yields MTDTSRGLPERPMSPHLQVWRWHITMACSILHRACVVGLWVGAVILAGWAAALAAGPDVYDTYRGVLGSPIGKLVLLGETFAVFFNVAYTIRQTFWDTGKGFQPRIADMTGAMAIAFAVVATIVTWVIAGANGAF; encoded by the coding sequence ATGACCGACACGAGCCGGGGGCTTCCCGAGCGCCCGATGTCGCCGCACCTGCAGGTTTGGCGCTGGCATATCACCATGGCCTGCTCGATCCTGCACCGCGCCTGTGTCGTCGGCCTGTGGGTCGGCGCCGTGATCCTGGCCGGTTGGGCCGCGGCCCTGGCGGCCGGCCCGGACGTCTATGACACCTACCGGGGCGTCCTGGGCTCGCCGATCGGCAAGCTGGTGCTGCTGGGCGAGACCTTCGCGGTCTTCTTCAACGTCGCCTACACGATCCGCCAGACCTTCTGGGACACCGGCAAGGGCTTCCAGCCCCGCATCGCCGACATGACCGGCGCCATGGCGATCGCCTTCGCGGTCGTGGCGACGATCGTCACCTGGGTCATCGCCGGCGCGAACGGAGCGTTCTGA
- a CDS encoding NUDIX domain-containing protein encodes MSVKDRVRVRETKLLSDNWYVLKTTTFDWQRRDGTWQTQSREHYDRGNGAVLLPYNLAHRTVLLVKQFRYPAFVNGHDDLLIEAAAGLLDDAEPEIRIRAEVEEELGYRLDAVRKVFEAFMSPGSVTEVLHFFVAEYDASMRIGDGGGHPDEGEDIEVLESTIDEALAMIADGRIRDAKTIMLLQHLALTVFWTA; translated from the coding sequence ATGAGCGTCAAGGATCGGGTCCGCGTCCGCGAGACCAAGCTGCTGTCCGACAACTGGTACGTCCTGAAGACGACGACCTTCGACTGGCAGCGGCGCGACGGGACGTGGCAGACCCAGAGCCGCGAGCACTACGACCGGGGCAACGGGGCGGTGCTGCTGCCCTACAATCTGGCCCATCGCACCGTGCTGCTGGTGAAGCAGTTCCGCTATCCGGCCTTTGTGAACGGCCACGACGACCTGCTGATCGAGGCCGCCGCGGGCCTGCTGGACGACGCCGAACCCGAAATCCGCATCCGCGCCGAGGTGGAGGAGGAGCTGGGCTATCGCCTGGACGCGGTGCGCAAGGTGTTCGAAGCCTTCATGAGCCCGGGCTCGGTGACCGAGGTCCTGCATTTCTTCGTCGCCGAGTACGACGCCTCGATGCGGATCGGCGATGGCGGCGGCCATCCCGACGAGGGCGAGGACATCGAGGTGCTGGAGTCGACGATCGACGAGGCCCTGGCCATGATCGCCGACGGTCGTATCCGCGACGCCAAGACCATCATGTTGCTGCAGCACCTGGCTCTGACGGTGTTCTGGACCGCCTAG
- a CDS encoding NAD(P)/FAD-dependent oxidoreductase, producing MSAEANQNACVVIVGAGHAGGSAAAFLRQYGHEGRIVLIGDEPLLPYQRPPLSKAWLKGEADADSLSLKPAEWYAENNVMLRLEGVAERINRSEKTVTLASGEVIAYDVLILATGARARELPIPGSDLAGVLALRTAADAELLKHALGPDKRLAVIGGGYVGLEAAASARALGSHAMVVERESRVLARVACETLSLFFQDYHGKHGVAFELNAGVAGFEGQDGHVTGVRFSDGRVVACDVALVGVGAVPNDELAKDAGLATANGVVVDLEARTNDPSIFAIGDVTHRPLPLYDRQFRLESVPNALEQAKQAASAILGRPGPSPEVPWFWSDQYDLKLQIAGLPFEADRQVVRGDVAAAKFAVFHLKGDLLQAVEAINAPPEFMAGKQLIAKRTPVSAEKLADLTVSMKEVAA from the coding sequence TTGAGCGCTGAAGCCAACCAGAACGCATGCGTCGTCATCGTCGGCGCGGGCCATGCCGGCGGTTCGGCCGCGGCGTTCCTGCGCCAATACGGTCACGAAGGCCGCATCGTTCTGATCGGCGACGAACCGCTTCTGCCCTACCAGCGTCCGCCGCTCTCCAAGGCCTGGCTGAAGGGCGAGGCCGATGCCGACTCGCTCTCCCTGAAACCCGCCGAGTGGTACGCCGAAAACAACGTCATGCTGCGCCTGGAGGGCGTGGCCGAGCGGATCAACCGCTCGGAGAAGACCGTGACCCTGGCCTCGGGCGAGGTCATTGCCTACGACGTCCTCATTCTCGCCACCGGCGCTCGCGCCCGTGAGCTGCCGATTCCCGGCTCGGACCTGGCCGGTGTCCTGGCCCTGCGCACGGCGGCCGACGCCGAGCTGCTCAAGCACGCTTTGGGCCCCGACAAGCGCCTGGCCGTGATCGGCGGCGGCTATGTCGGACTCGAGGCGGCGGCTTCGGCGCGCGCCCTGGGCAGCCACGCCATGGTCGTCGAGCGCGAGAGCCGGGTCCTGGCCCGTGTCGCCTGCGAGACCCTGTCCCTCTTCTTCCAGGACTATCACGGCAAGCACGGCGTCGCGTTCGAGCTGAACGCCGGCGTCGCGGGCTTCGAGGGCCAGGACGGCCACGTCACCGGCGTGCGCTTCTCCGACGGCCGGGTGGTCGCCTGCGACGTCGCCCTGGTCGGCGTCGGCGCGGTTCCCAATGACGAGCTGGCCAAGGACGCGGGCCTCGCGACCGCCAATGGCGTGGTCGTCGACCTCGAGGCGAGGACGAATGACCCGTCGATCTTCGCGATCGGCGATGTCACCCATCGGCCGCTCCCGCTCTACGACCGCCAATTCCGGCTGGAAAGCGTGCCCAACGCGCTGGAGCAGGCCAAGCAGGCCGCTTCGGCGATTCTCGGCCGGCCAGGCCCTTCTCCGGAAGTGCCGTGGTTCTGGTCCGACCAATATGACCTGAAGCTGCAGATCGCCGGCCTGCCGTTCGAGGCTGACCGTCAGGTGGTGCGTGGCGACGTCGCCGCCGCCAAGTTCGCGGTCTTTCACCTGAAGGGTGACCTGCTGCAGGCTGTCGAAGCGATCAATGCGCCGCCCGAGTTCATGGCCGGCAAGCAGCTGATCGCCAAACGCACGCCGGTGAGCGCCGAAAAGCTCGCCGATCTCACGGTGTCCATGAAAGAGGTGGCGGCCTAA
- the sdhA gene encoding succinate dehydrogenase flavoprotein subunit produces MSAYKFIDHKFDVVVVGAGGSGLRAALGAAQAGLKTACITKVFPTRSHTVAAQGGISASLGNMGQDDWRWHMFDTVKGSDWLGDQDAIEYLTRNAPAAVYELEHWGVPFSRTAEGKIYQRAFGGMTKNYGEGPIQRTCAAADRTGHAMLHTMYGQSLAHDTEFFIEYFALDLIMDDGVCRGVTAWKLDDGTLHRFQAQMVILATGGYGRAYFSATSAHTCTGDGNAMALRAGLPLQDMEFVQFHPTGIYGAGCLITEGARGEGGYLTNSEGERFMERYAPSVKDLAPRDMVSRAMTIEIREGRGVGPNKDHIFLHLDHLDPKILAERLPGISETAKVFAGVDVTKAPIPVLPTVHYNMGGIPTNYHGEVVTKSGDNPDQVIPGLMAVGEAACVSVHGANRLGSNSLIDLVVFGRAAALRCAEIIKPGAKQPELKDVQTDGHLARFDRFRNASGSTRTAELRLEMQKAMQEDAAVFRTGESLVSGVDRLQAVWDKKADLQVSDRGLVWNTDLMETLEFDNLIGQAVVTVNGAVNRTESRGAHAREDFADRNDTEWMKHTLAWLDMESGKVKIDYRPVHSYTMSDDIAYIPPKQRVY; encoded by the coding sequence ATGTCGGCCTACAAGTTCATCGACCACAAGTTCGACGTCGTCGTCGTCGGCGCCGGCGGTTCGGGCCTCCGCGCCGCTCTGGGCGCCGCCCAGGCCGGTCTCAAGACCGCCTGCATCACCAAGGTGTTCCCGACCCGCAGCCACACCGTGGCGGCGCAGGGCGGCATCTCGGCCTCGCTGGGCAACATGGGCCAGGACGACTGGCGCTGGCACATGTTCGACACCGTCAAGGGTTCGGACTGGCTGGGCGACCAGGACGCCATCGAGTACCTGACCCGCAACGCGCCGGCCGCCGTCTACGAGCTCGAGCACTGGGGCGTGCCCTTCTCGCGAACCGCGGAAGGCAAGATCTATCAGCGCGCCTTCGGCGGCATGACCAAGAACTACGGCGAAGGCCCGATCCAGCGCACCTGCGCGGCGGCCGACCGCACCGGTCACGCCATGCTGCACACGATGTACGGCCAGTCGCTGGCCCACGACACCGAGTTCTTCATCGAGTACTTCGCCCTCGACCTGATCATGGACGACGGCGTGTGCCGCGGCGTGACCGCGTGGAAGCTCGACGACGGCACCCTGCACCGCTTCCAGGCCCAGATGGTCATCCTGGCCACGGGCGGTTACGGCCGCGCCTACTTCTCGGCGACCTCGGCCCACACCTGCACCGGTGACGGCAACGCCATGGCGCTGCGCGCCGGCCTGCCGCTGCAGGACATGGAGTTCGTGCAGTTCCACCCGACCGGCATCTATGGCGCCGGCTGCCTGATCACCGAGGGCGCCCGCGGCGAAGGCGGTTACCTGACCAACTCAGAAGGCGAGCGCTTCATGGAGCGCTACGCCCCGTCGGTTAAGGACCTGGCGCCCCGCGACATGGTCAGCCGCGCGATGACCATCGAGATCCGCGAAGGCCGCGGCGTGGGCCCGAACAAGGACCACATCTTCCTGCACCTCGACCACCTGGATCCCAAGATCCTGGCGGAGCGCCTGCCGGGCATCTCGGAGACGGCGAAGGTCTTCGCCGGCGTCGACGTGACCAAGGCCCCGATCCCGGTGCTGCCGACCGTCCACTACAACATGGGCGGCATCCCGACGAACTATCACGGCGAGGTCGTCACCAAGTCGGGCGATAACCCCGATCAGGTGATCCCGGGCCTGATGGCCGTGGGCGAAGCGGCCTGCGTGTCGGTGCATGGCGCCAACCGCCTGGGCTCGAACTCGCTGATCGACCTGGTGGTGTTCGGTCGCGCCGCGGCCCTGCGCTGCGCCGAGATCATCAAGCCCGGCGCCAAGCAGCCCGAGCTGAAGGACGTCCAGACCGACGGCCACCTGGCCCGCTTCGACCGCTTCCGCAACGCCTCGGGTTCGACCCGCACCGCCGAGCTGCGTCTGGAGATGCAGAAGGCCATGCAGGAAGACGCCGCGGTGTTCCGCACCGGCGAGAGCCTGGTCAGCGGCGTCGACCGCCTGCAGGCCGTCTGGGACAAGAAGGCCGACCTCCAGGTCAGCGATCGGGGTCTGGTGTGGAACACCGACCTGATGGAGACCCTGGAGTTCGACAACCTGATCGGTCAGGCCGTCGTGACGGTGAACGGCGCGGTCAACCGCACCGAAAGCCGCGGCGCCCACGCCCGCGAGGACTTCGCGGACCGCAACGACACCGAATGGATGAAGCACACCCTGGCCTGGCTCGACATGGAGTCCGGCAAGGTGAAGATCGATTACCGTCCGGTGCACAGCTACACGATGTCGGACGACATCGCTTACATCCCGCCGAAGCAACGGGTCTACTGA
- the tsaE gene encoding tRNA (adenosine(37)-N6)-threonylcarbamoyltransferase complex ATPase subunit type 1 TsaE: MTTLHLPDEAATQQLGRALAASLRPGDALCLTGPLGAGKSTLARALIRALTTPDEEVPSPTFTLVQLYETATFPLAHFDLYRLSNPDEAYEIGLDEALDGGVALIEWPQRLEGRLPANRLDIDIALDGDARRAVIVAHGSFEGRTLEF, from the coding sequence ATGACCACCCTGCACCTGCCCGACGAGGCCGCGACCCAGCAGTTGGGCCGAGCGCTGGCCGCGTCGCTCCGGCCTGGCGACGCCCTGTGCCTGACCGGTCCGCTGGGAGCCGGCAAGTCGACCCTGGCCCGCGCCCTCATCCGCGCCCTGACGACGCCGGACGAGGAGGTGCCCAGCCCGACCTTCACCCTGGTGCAGCTCTACGAGACGGCCACGTTTCCGCTGGCCCACTTCGACCTCTACCGCCTGTCGAACCCCGACGAGGCCTACGAGATCGGCCTGGACGAGGCCCTGGACGGCGGCGTGGCCCTGATCGAATGGCCTCAACGGCTGGAAGGGCGTTTGCCCGCGAATCGGCTCGATATAGACATCGCCCTGGATGGCGACGCACGCCGCGCCGTCATCGTGGCGCACGGTAGTTTCGAAGGACGTACCCTTGAGTTCTGA
- the murU gene encoding N-acetylmuramate alpha-1-phosphate uridylyltransferase MurU — protein MSGPKVAMVLAAGLGTRMRPLTNDRPKALVEVAGKALIDHMLDRLVAAGVETAVVNVHYFADLVEAHLKAREAKGLGPRIVISDERAQALETGGGIKHALPLLGEGPVFVANIDSIWIEHAGAAVDAVAAAWDPEAMDVCLMLASTAGSLGFHDSGDVFLSDDGLVRFKDPGEMAPLVYVGVHICKPAITADGPEGPFSLLPLWKRLAADHRVHGVAPAGLWMHVGDPDAKLAAEARLAQE, from the coding sequence ATGAGCGGTCCGAAAGTCGCTATGGTGCTGGCCGCAGGCCTCGGCACCCGCATGCGCCCCCTGACCAACGACAGGCCCAAGGCCCTGGTCGAGGTCGCCGGCAAGGCGCTGATCGACCACATGCTGGATCGCCTGGTCGCCGCCGGGGTCGAGACCGCCGTGGTCAATGTCCACTACTTCGCCGACCTGGTCGAAGCCCACTTGAAGGCCCGCGAGGCCAAGGGCCTCGGCCCGCGCATCGTCATCTCCGACGAACGCGCCCAGGCCCTGGAGACCGGCGGCGGGATCAAGCACGCCCTGCCGCTGCTGGGCGAGGGTCCGGTGTTCGTGGCCAATATCGACTCGATCTGGATCGAGCACGCTGGCGCGGCCGTCGACGCCGTGGCCGCGGCCTGGGATCCCGAGGCGATGGACGTCTGCCTGATGCTGGCCTCGACCGCCGGCTCGCTGGGCTTTCACGACAGCGGCGACGTGTTCCTGAGCGACGATGGCCTGGTCCGCTTCAAGGACCCCGGCGAGATGGCCCCGCTGGTCTATGTCGGCGTCCACATCTGCAAGCCGGCGATCACCGCCGATGGGCCGGAAGGGCCGTTCTCGCTGCTGCCGCTGTGGAAGCGGCTGGCCGCCGACCACCGCGTCCACGGCGTTGCCCCCGCTGGCCTCTGGATGCACGTCGGCGATCCCGACGCCAAGCTGGCGGCCGAGGCCAGGCTCGCTCAGGAATGA
- the amgK gene encoding N-acetylmuramate/N-acetylglucosamine kinase AmgK has product MSERETAKAAFLAANGFGDVRRQPLGGDASTRSYERLHRGDERFIFMDQPPALESVVCPPGATDAERLALGYNAAARLAAGSVAAFVATADYLRQRGLSAPRIFAYDVGQGLAVLEDLGDGLYATLIAEGQDERPLYEAAVDLQVALHAETPPDVLAVDEIRWPLLTYDTLALKHATDTFLEWWPQFAGIPAFAPDAVAEWDALWAPVWVRGEAGANVFTHRDYHAQNLLWLPEREGVARVGLLDFQDALRAHPAWDLTHLLQDARRDVSPELETTMLDRYMAARPSIEREAFIADYRALAASNAARILGRVFARQALLGRRQYEAYMPRTWRYLERNLNDPAMAGLKAWFDRYVPAEARR; this is encoded by the coding sequence ATGTCCGAGAGAGAGACGGCCAAGGCCGCGTTCCTTGCCGCCAATGGCTTCGGCGACGTCCGCCGCCAGCCGCTGGGCGGCGACGCCTCGACGCGGAGCTACGAGCGCCTGCATCGTGGAGACGAGCGCTTCATCTTCATGGACCAGCCTCCAGCGCTGGAAAGCGTCGTCTGCCCGCCGGGCGCTACCGACGCCGAACGCCTGGCGCTGGGTTACAACGCCGCCGCCCGCTTGGCCGCCGGCTCCGTCGCCGCCTTCGTGGCCACGGCCGACTATCTGCGCCAGCGCGGCCTCTCGGCCCCGCGTATCTTCGCCTATGACGTCGGGCAGGGTTTGGCGGTGCTGGAGGACCTGGGCGACGGCCTCTACGCCACCCTGATCGCCGAGGGTCAGGACGAGCGGCCGCTTTACGAAGCCGCCGTGGACCTGCAGGTGGCCCTGCACGCCGAGACGCCGCCGGATGTGCTGGCTGTCGACGAGATCCGCTGGCCGCTGCTGACCTACGACACCCTGGCCCTCAAGCACGCCACCGACACCTTCCTGGAATGGTGGCCACAGTTCGCCGGCATCCCGGCCTTCGCCCCGGACGCCGTGGCCGAATGGGACGCGCTGTGGGCGCCGGTCTGGGTGCGCGGCGAGGCCGGGGCCAACGTCTTCACCCACCGCGACTATCACGCCCAGAACCTGCTGTGGCTGCCGGAGCGGGAGGGCGTGGCGCGGGTCGGTCTGCTGGACTTCCAGGACGCCCTGCGCGCCCACCCGGCCTGGGACCTCACGCACCTGCTGCAGGACGCCCGCCGCGACGTGTCGCCGGAACTGGAGACGACCATGCTGGACCGCTACATGGCCGCCCGCCCCAGCATCGAGCGCGAGGCCTTCATCGCCGACTACCGCGCCCTGGCCGCCTCGAACGCCGCGCGCATCCTCGGCCGCGTCTTCGCTCGCCAGGCCCTGCTGGGTCGCCGCCAGTACGAAGCCTACATGCCGCGCACCTGGCGCTACCTGGAGCGGAACCTGAACGATCCGGCGATGGCCGGCCTCAAGGCCTGGTTCGACCGCTACGTCCCAGCGGAGGCTCGCCGATGA
- the sdhD gene encoding succinate dehydrogenase, hydrophobic membrane anchor protein: MGHRRRERSVLIMSKNDLFQPQQFRTPLSRARGMGSSHHGVSHFITERVSGLALAPLSLWGVYSALKLIGADQHTVAAWLGQPLNAVLLALLLLSALVHLSNAVQVVIEDYVHRFTSKSALVIGNLFVCVLAGAVGVFSILKVALTVTGAH; encoded by the coding sequence CTGGGTCATCGCCGGCGCGAACGGAGCGTTCTGATCATGAGCAAGAACGACCTCTTCCAGCCCCAGCAGTTCCGCACGCCGCTGTCGCGGGCTCGCGGCATGGGCTCGTCGCACCACGGCGTCAGCCATTTCATCACCGAGCGCGTCTCGGGCCTGGCCCTGGCGCCGCTGAGCCTGTGGGGCGTCTACAGCGCCCTGAAGCTGATCGGCGCGGACCAGCACACCGTCGCCGCCTGGCTGGGCCAGCCGTTGAATGCCGTGCTGCTGGCGCTGCTGCTGCTCTCGGCCCTGGTGCACCTGTCGAACGCCGTCCAGGTGGTGATCGAAGACTACGTCCACCGCTTCACGAGCAAGTCGGCCCTGGTGATCGGCAATCTGTTCGTCTGCGTGCTGGCCGGCGCCGTGGGGGTCTTCTCGATCCTCAAGGTCGCCCTGACCGTGACCGGAGCCCATTGA
- a CDS encoding succinate dehydrogenase iron-sulfur subunit encodes MVELALPKNSQVKSGKHWPAPAGAKKVKTFKIYRYDPEAGGNPRWDTYDVDMDAVGPMVLDALLYIKNTIDPTLAFRRSCREGVCGSCSMNIGGRNTLACTHGWAEVPGKAVQISPLPHMPVVKDLIPDLTLFYAQYASIEPWLHTDTPEPQTEWKQSPEDREKLDGLYECILCACCSTSCPSYWWNGDKYLGPAALLHAYRWLIDSRDEATGDRLDALEDPFKLYRCHTIMNCAQVCPKGLNPAKAIAEIKKMMVERVV; translated from the coding sequence ATGGTCGAACTCGCACTCCCCAAGAACTCGCAGGTCAAGTCGGGCAAGCACTGGCCGGCTCCGGCGGGCGCCAAGAAGGTCAAGACCTTCAAGATCTACCGCTACGATCCGGAAGCGGGCGGCAACCCGCGTTGGGACACCTACGACGTCGACATGGACGCCGTGGGCCCGATGGTCCTGGACGCCCTGCTGTACATCAAGAACACCATCGACCCGACCCTGGCCTTCCGCCGGTCGTGCCGGGAGGGCGTCTGCGGCTCGTGCTCGATGAACATCGGCGGCCGCAACACTCTGGCCTGCACCCACGGCTGGGCCGAGGTGCCGGGCAAGGCCGTCCAGATCAGCCCGCTGCCGCACATGCCGGTGGTCAAGGACCTGATCCCGGACCTGACGCTGTTCTACGCCCAGTACGCCTCGATCGAGCCCTGGCTGCACACCGACACGCCCGAGCCGCAGACCGAGTGGAAGCAGAGCCCCGAGGACCGCGAGAAGCTCGACGGTCTCTACGAATGCATCCTGTGCGCCTGCTGCTCGACCTCGTGCCCCAGCTACTGGTGGAACGGTGACAAGTACCTGGGCCCGGCGGCCCTGCTGCATGCTTATCGCTGGCTGATCGACAGCCGCGACGAGGCCACCGGCGACCGGCTCGACGCGCTTGAGGATCCCTTCAAGCTCTATCGCTGCCACACGATCATGAACTGCGCCCAGGTCTGCCCAAAGGGCCTGAACCCGGCCAAGGCGATCGCCGAGATCAAGAAGATGATGGTCGAGCGCGTCGTCTGA
- the zapE gene encoding cell division protein ZapE gives MPTSLRTAYRERLAQGEIKPDVAQAAAVEALSRLEADLDAAGEPGFSLFGRKPKSQRGVYLWGPVGRGKSMLMDLFFDSAPVARKRRIHFHAFMAEVHADIDGWRKGDAAARKARFGQHKGDDPIAPTAELIAQNARLLCFDELQVTDIADAMILGRLFEALFARGVTLVATSNRPPEDLYKDGLNRQLFLPFIDMLKSALDVVAVRGPVDFRLDRLRAARTWLAPNDKASQAEFERLWSDMLDGAAETGATLEVLGRKMRLPRAAGGLLRSSFASLCQQALGPQDYLAVAERFHTIFLEDVPLLSPARRDAAKRFNTLIDALYEADAKLVALAEAEPETLYPEGDGAFEFERTVSRLQEMRSADYVARVRD, from the coding sequence ATGCCGACATCTCTTCGCACCGCCTATCGCGAGCGCCTGGCCCAGGGCGAGATCAAGCCCGACGTCGCCCAGGCCGCCGCCGTCGAGGCGCTGTCGCGACTGGAGGCCGATCTGGACGCCGCCGGCGAGCCCGGCTTCTCGCTGTTCGGCCGCAAGCCCAAGAGCCAAAGGGGCGTCTATCTCTGGGGTCCGGTCGGCCGCGGTAAGTCCATGCTGATGGACCTGTTCTTCGACAGCGCGCCGGTCGCCAGGAAGCGACGCATCCACTTCCACGCCTTCATGGCCGAGGTCCACGCCGACATCGACGGCTGGCGCAAGGGCGACGCGGCCGCCCGCAAGGCGCGCTTCGGTCAGCACAAGGGCGACGACCCGATCGCCCCCACCGCCGAGCTGATCGCCCAAAATGCCCGCCTGCTGTGCTTCGACGAGCTGCAGGTCACCGATATCGCCGACGCCATGATCCTGGGCCGGCTGTTCGAGGCCCTGTTCGCGCGGGGCGTGACCCTGGTGGCCACCTCGAACCGGCCGCCGGAGGACCTCTACAAGGACGGCCTCAACCGCCAGCTCTTCCTGCCGTTCATCGACATGCTGAAGTCGGCTTTGGACGTCGTCGCCGTGCGTGGTCCGGTCGATTTCCGTCTGGATCGCCTGCGCGCGGCCCGCACTTGGCTGGCGCCCAATGACAAGGCCAGCCAGGCCGAGTTCGAACGACTTTGGAGCGACATGCTGGACGGCGCGGCCGAGACCGGCGCGACGCTGGAGGTGCTGGGCCGCAAGATGCGCCTGCCGCGCGCCGCCGGCGGCCTGCTGCGGTCGTCCTTCGCCAGCCTGTGCCAGCAGGCCCTGGGGCCGCAGGACTATCTGGCCGTCGCCGAGCGCTTCCACACGATTTTCCTGGAGGACGTGCCGTTGCTGTCGCCGGCCCGGCGTGACGCGGCCAAGCGGTTCAACACCTTGATCGACGCCCTCTACGAGGCGGACGCCAAGCTGGTGGCCCTGGCCGAGGCCGAGCCCGAGACGCTGTATCCTGAGGGCGACGGCGCTTTCGAGTTCGAGCGCACCGTCTCGCGCCTGCAGGAGATGCGTTCGGCCGACTACGTGGCGCGAGTGCGGGACTAG
- a CDS encoding 2Fe-2S iron-sulfur cluster-binding protein, which produces MAKITYIEHDGTEHALDVKSGLTVMEGAVKNNVPGIDADCGGACACATCHVYVDDAWLDKTGDKSAMEESMLDFAENVEPNSRLSCQIKVSDALDGLIVRLPESQH; this is translated from the coding sequence ATGGCCAAGATCACCTACATCGAACACGACGGGACCGAGCACGCTCTGGACGTGAAGTCGGGCCTGACCGTCATGGAAGGCGCCGTGAAGAACAATGTGCCGGGCATCGACGCCGATTGCGGCGGGGCCTGCGCCTGCGCGACCTGCCATGTGTATGTCGACGACGCCTGGCTCGATAAGACCGGCGACAAGTCGGCCATGGAAGAGTCGATGCTGGACTTCGCCGAGAACGTCGAGCCCAACAGCCGCCTGTCGTGCCAGATCAAGGTGAGCGACGCGCTGGACGGCCTGATCGTGCGTCTTCCGGAAAGCCAGCACTGA